The Quercus lobata isolate SW786 chromosome 9, ValleyOak3.0 Primary Assembly, whole genome shotgun sequence region CAGAGGGGTCTTTCCTTATAGGGAAGATTCTCATTAATATGCGTATCTTGCAGGATCCTTTCCTTGTAAGAATCCTTTTGATTAAGGTTAACCATGGAGCGCAAGATGTTTCCTTACATACACACATTCGTGGAGGCTAAGTAAGGCCACGCTGGACTTGTCAAAGGCCTTTTTTTCTCCATTAGCTTCCTTGTCGTCTCACACAGATGTTGTTGAGTGTGGAGATGGAGTCGTTAGCTTATGATATCGTTGTTTTCATCTCTCTAAATGCACAACTGAAGTTGACAGGTTCATTGGGACCGTTGGCTTCCTCATACACAAACGAGTTTATCCTTCTTccaaaattacccttatcaGCTGCCCCCCTACTCCATAGCTCCATTGGCTTTAGCTGACGAGTTATGGAGTTTGATTTGTatcttttctattatttttattcattcagAAAAAGGGGTGTTCATTAATGGTTCCTCGAGCAGTTATCATTAAATGCTGGGACACGTGGCACAAGCTGGTTGGCCTCGTTTCTGGACAAAAGCATCGCTTTGTTGCCCGTGTATTTTCGTCCTATAATATCTCCTTTCCTCCtctcatttttccttatttcatCTTTGCAAATCTTAAGAGAAAGAGCTGTCGTCCCGTTATCTTTGCTGCTGGTAGCTTACGAACCCCGTCATCTCTTAAGTTGTCAATTAATCTTGTAcgtcttcttcttttcatttctttttacttCTGCTTTTGTGGTTAGTCATCACTTCTATAGAGAGACTCATCAAATAGGTTCTTAGTTTACTCCGTTGCTTGTAGGTGATAGAGAAGTAATGAGTGAACAGTTGTCAGTTTGTGAGGGAGCGAGCTACGACGAAATCTTCCCGTTAGGTCATGAGCCCGAGGAGAGCTTTTCCTGGTCATCAGAGAGGGAATCATCTGCCCATTCCCCTGACGAAGGGGAAAGTTATGATGGAGAGGAAGTCGAGGATGTAGAGGGAGGTGAGGATAAGTGCGGTGAGGAAGAAGAGGACGAAGAGTATAGGGGAGAAGATGTCGGAGATGAAGGTGAGGGTGATGAGACGGCTCTTGAGGGAGGAGATTTAGAAAGCCTAGAGGACGGTCATACTCGTCCCTTCATTCTTCCAAAGATGTGGACCGTTAATGATTTCAAGTCGACAATGATGACCAACATTTTTAAGAACTTAAGAGACCATTATCAAATCCCTAGCAATATCCCAATCCGTCTACCTGGGAAGTTTGAAAAGTGCTACTCGGGGAAGACCACAGACGTCAgcatgtatgatgccatgttcGCTGCAAGACTGAGGTTGCCACTAACGGCACTACACCGTCAGTTGGCCAATTTTCTAGGACTATCCATCAACCAAATTGCTCCCAATGCCTGGAGGATATTTATTGGAGTTGAAATCTTTTGGGATTGTCTTAGCGGTGGGAACCATCAGCTTACTCTTATCGAGTTCTTTTGGTGCTATAGACCCCAACATATCATCTCATCCCAAGGGATATATCACTTCGCAGCGAGGAAGAAGACACTTAGGTTGGTGTCAAATATGCCTAACTCCAATAGGAATTGGAAGTGtagatatttttttgttcaaggGACGGATTGGGTATGCCGTTAAGAGGAGTGGGATACAATGCCTCATGGTTTTGACAATACTTTGGGTATTGTGAAGGACTCAAGTTTAGTGCCGTCAgtctttttacttctttttttttttgtttatttgtttaagtattttAATGTCTTCTGCTTCTCCTGCTAGCGTCCGCCCTTGTATAATTGACAAGCAGGAAGCTTTTATTCGTCGGGTTCTTGAGATCCATTTTGACGAACGGAAGTGCAGGGACCTAATCACTCTTAATACATTGCACGCCTACTGCGGAGGTCCCGAGCCAACACTTGCAGCACGTTGTCTGAATAGTTACTCTCATCGGCATAAGTTCTTACTTCCTTCTTCTCGCCATTTTCCTTCCATCTTTTATCTAACTTTCGTCATTTGCCCTTTGTAGAAATGGAATCAGCCAAGAAAAGGGCTTTAGTAAGGGTATCAGTTGCGGTGCGtaaataaaaggagaaaaagggGGCCTTCTCGTCGGCTCCCAAGGGCGTTACCAAGGGGTCCTCCAAAAGAAAGAGCGAAAGGAAGGATGACCTTCCCCTCAAGAAAGGACTGACCCTCCCTGCTAGTGACAAACCAAAGAAGTCGTCACCTCCAAAACCTAGCCATGGAGCTGGCAAGGGTTTAATGATAGCAATTGGTCCTGTCACTTAGGGAACCATCCATTGCCTTCTTACACATAAGGATCATGCCATTGAGATAATTAAGTCGATCATCAAGGACACAGACTTGGATCCTTGTGCTGAACAGATGATGGAAAAGTTGGGGGCGTCGGGTTTATTTGACCTTTCTAGGGTACGtacttttttcaaattttcttttggttttgttcATTCACTGGCTGGTAGTTGTCTTGCTTTAAGGCGCAGGTGCGTATGAAGGTGCTTCAAGATAGGAGTGTCACTCAGGAAGGGGTGATCAACATGCTTTGTAAGCATAATAAGACCCTGACCAATGAGCAAGAGCAGTACAAAGGGGCCCTCCGTATGCTTAATAAGGAGGTGATAGCTTTAATTGAAAAGTTGAAGGAGGAGGCCCGTCTCTAAGAGAAGGtgcaagaaaagaaatcaaatctAGAGGCGAAGATGACGGCCATTTGTGGGCAGGTCAAGACGGCAAGGGTTGATGCCATAACAGAGTTCAAGGCTTCCCAGCCTTTCATTGATGCCAGTGTCATCTACTATGGTGACGAATTTGAGGACTACCTGAAGCAGGTTGGTCAGTTTACCTAAACTTGGATTTATCCAAAGTCATCATAGACAACCCTCTGCCAACGACTCCTGTAGGTGGCAACACCGTCAGTAAGGAGACTGACGACTCTACTCAGTCAGAGCGGGATCCAAAAGATGACGGTGTGATCCCTGCCCAACTTGCAGTCGAAGGGCCCGTCGTTCCTTTGGCTATGTCTGCTAATGATCCTCCTCCTAGGACGCCGGGAACCTTTCCTCCCAAGATGCCTAGAACCCTCCTACTGAAGACAACGAGAACCTCCCTACTCAAGTCACTTAACACTTTGCTCACTTGAACTTTAATCTTTTTGCTCTCCGTTACCCACCTCACCCTCAGACGTTAGAAAAAcaccattttattaaaaatcagAACATAACACGGATAAAAAACATGAATCATTGAAACATTTCCTCACAAGCCCTagaaacacaaaaaccccattCTGCATTTGATATTGAAACCCTGAAAACGCAATTCGTTGaactctctatttttctctaaaGACTCAGATTAGGCCTTCATGGCCAAAAGTCCCAAGTTCTCACTGCCCATCTCAACCACTTGCCACCACCATTGACGAGAATCAAACTGTATACACAATGGACGAATCGAAAGTTTGAAGCTACGAGCGGTTGTTACTTAATCAAACGGATCTAGGAGCTTCTATAAAGAATCAAAGATCTCCTCGTGTTAATGGACCTAGACAATTCTCTTAGACTCAAGAACCAACTCAACGTCAACTTGTTGAACAAAATGGTATCAATTTGTTTCTTCATTAAAGACCCAGTTTCAATTTCACTAAGGTTGTCCTCTGATTTTGGGTTGTTACTGTTTGGGTTGTTGTAATTGCTGCggttttctattaaaaaagagtgtaatgtaatttttggttgtaattgctaattttttgggttgttgcAAGCATGAATGTTTGCTGCCTTTGTGGTGTTTGATAAAGTTTCTCAATAAACAAAAGgttcaaaacaaaattcattttatacGTATAAGCCACAAACTCAACTATTGGACCCAATAGATCAATGCTCAAAGTGTGATTCAAAACTCAGGTTGTAATGACAAACCtgagattttctttgtttcatttCTCCATGTATGAGAAAGAGTAGTACTATGAAGAGATGTAGACTAATGAAACTGGGTGGGAACTTTCCTCTACTATGCAGTATTTTGGATGATGATCTCGGAGAGAAAAATGGTTGAGAGTTTTTCTTGAGAGGTGtttgattcattttcttttatgttttcatgttaaaattttcttttctaccaTCTTCCATTACCAGGATTTTAATATCAGATGCAAAATGGGGTTTTCGTGTTTTTAGGGCTCGTGAGGAAAAGTTTCAATGGTTCGTGTTTTTgatttgtgttattttttgatttttaataaatgggtATTTTTCTAACGTTTAAGGGTGAGGTGGGTAATAGAGAGCAAACAGATTGAAGTTCAGATGGGCAAAATGTTTAAGTTATAAACCATGGGTATGCAAAGTGAAAATgggccaaaccacaggtgggttttgctgtaatttctccaaaatttaaatatatccTTAATAGTAAGAATAGTTCCCCCAAGCGattgggaaaaaattaaaaagaaaaagaagtaacaaTGTAAGAAGGTCCTGAAAAACCAGAATGATGGTCAAGCTAAGGTGATTGATACTGGCGAGTTGCCTATCACAAATTTGTATTGAATCAACTGGATTGTAAAAACAATCAAGATCCAGTTAGGAGGCTGTTCCTagcatcaaatcacatatgtcctaacacttttGGCGcagttgctcttctaggtcatggttttgcttggtgaggcaTTCTATGGCTGCAGCGAGAGTCTGAACCTATCTCTCGAGGGCGGTGGTATGTGGTTCATCTCCTTGATTATTGTTGGTGGTCGCCATCAagcgagtaagtaccatgcaactctttaaCTGGGAAGTAGTAGTATGGCTTACAAGTCTTTCCCACAAATGGCGCCTACTGATGATACCAAAAATTGTCAATAAGTCGCACAATCCCCACGTGCTTGAGACAACACctgtgaaacaaaaacaaagaagacctTGCAAAGAATACCGGTGTcgtaccggccaaataccctccgaatgtcaagttagagaactttcacaacTTTAGAGTGCCAGAGCTAGGATCAAGTATGCATACCTTAATTTGTGAGGGCTTTGAGGTTTTTCTAGTAGTATGGAGTTTACATCCGTTTCTTGGCCGAGAGGgtctttccttgtagggaagatcCTCATTAATGCGCGTATTTTGCAGGATCCTTTCCTTGTATGAATCCTTTTGATTAGGGTTAACCGTGGAgcgcaagatatttccttatatatacaCATTCGTGGAGGCCAAGCAAGGCCACACTGGACCAATCAAAGGCCTCTTTCTCTCCGTCAGCTTCCTTGTCGTCTCACACAGACGTCATTGAGCGTTGAGATGGAGTTTTCAGCTTATGATATCGTTGTTTTCGTCTCTCTGAATGCACAACTAAAGCTAACGGGTTCATTAGGACCATCGGCTTCCTCATATACGGACGAGTTTATCCTTCTTCCAAAATTACCCTTCTTAGTAGTATCTTTTACATTTTATAAAACTGGAGCTAGGACCCAATATTAGTTCATTGCACGCCCAACAACGAGGTCCTCCTCCCTTGTCTTCATTGAAGACTAATGGATGCTCATCGTGGCAAAAATGTTGAATTTCCATCTCTATCACATGAATATATAAGAATAACAcccaatttttttagaaaaagataaatttataGAACACTAGGTAGTACcctaaatccaaatccaaatataGATCAAAGAGGTTTAACAATTGGAGATGGGCACATATCCTTTATAGATTACGGCAGCACACGTCAAACTCTGCTCACAAAAACCTTCAATAATCTCCGCTGCTAGCCGATTTGGCAAAATCCATATCCAACCAAGAAGCAAAATCCATATCCAACCTTCAATAATCTGACTTGGATAGCTTGGAGTACTTGGACATGGTTGTAAAAGAAACCATGAGGCTACATCCAGTAGCACCTTTGTTGATACCTCATGAGTCATTGGAAGATTGCACTATCAATGATTACCACATACCTCGTAAGTCTAGACTCTTAATAAATGTATGGGCAATTGGGAGAGACCCAAGTGTTTGGACTGAGCCAGATCAGTTTAATCCAGAGAGATTTGTTGGGAGTAACATTGATCTTAGAGGACATGACTTTGAGCTTATCCCATTTGGGTCTGGGAGAAGAAGCTGTCCAGGAATGCAATTGGGTCTAACTGTGGTTCGGCTAGTGTTAGCACAACTTGTTCATTGCTTTGATTGGGAGCTTCCTAATGACATGTTGCCAACGGAGTTGGACATGACCGAAGAGTTTGGTCTCACAACTCCTAGAGCCAAGCACCTACTTGCTATTCCTACTTATCGCCTTCACAAGTGACAGTgtcctttttggtttttgttgtctAGACTACTAATTAAAGTGCCAGTATGAATGTCTAGATTTGTGGTTGTTTACTTCTACTGCATTTGCTCATTTTGTGGATCATATTTTCTGCTGTACATACCTATCATGTACAACTCTATAAGCTACCATATACCTGGTGTTCCTTACTCATGGAAAAGTGTCGAAGAATTAATTAACCTTGTTTTTACATCATTAATTTTGAGGTTTGTTTTGCTGTTCCTCTTATACAACCATACATGCATGTGAGAAGATCCAAATGCTCAAATGCATAGGTAAAAACTTGATGGAAGTTCCTGACGCACTTTATCCATAAAGCCAATTTGCATTTCTGCTTACTTGTTACAATAATActtgaataataaaattcattatttcttaACAATTTAACAAATAAGATAACTAGTAGTTTATGATTGTACCGAGCTAAGTGAACCAAAGTTTGAAGGAGATTGTTTCTCaaatagaaaaaagataaaaaaaagtttgaaagagTGGGCTAAACAAATGGTTTCCAGTTTTAGAAAATTgattaatttctctcttttctctatagAAATATTAGACCTAGTGATTATCAAACGTTAGACTTTTCAAGGCACTCCATCCACGTAAACTTGCTACCACAATGCAACAACTTTTGGGCGCATTTGAACTCCAAAACTATATTAAGTGTTGGGGAAATTGGATACAAAAAGTTTGCCGATGCTCTTATCTTTGTTACAAAATTGctcctcaaaaataaaaagaggtgCTAGCTCAGTAGCGGTTCCAGAAATTTTTCTCAAGATGTTCCTTAAGAAGTATACaatcaaataaattatacataaagtttacaattgccttctacgggttttcatattttgaaattggtgcatgatagtctcattatcaatgctacaagctacatctctttcaatgtacataaccaagcaatcattcatccactaaatgtagaacaaattatggagtaaaatttaattttattagcataaaaaaaactgaggatgttctcaaattatttttgaaaggaagacatataaaaatttttaaattattatataaaaaaaattcaaattaaggTGGTCTTGAGACCACTTGGCCTTAAGGTGGTGCCGCCCTATCAGAACCTCATTAACTAGCATGTGTTATGACTTGTGACTAGCATCTCTCTCAACTAGCACGTGTTATGACTTATGTCTCTCTCAACTAGCATGTGTTATGACTTATGACCACCTAAAGTTTGTCTTagcagctttttctttttcaatgtcCTTTTCGATCCGATTGCAACGacattagaaaatgaaaaatgatacCTAAGAGCATCTGTAGTagatgttgcaaaaaaaaaaaaaaaaaaaaatgtcataacacatcaaaagcctactttattattttaccatatcattttataacatctcatttatcaaatgttttatcattcaattctatatattaaaataatatttactacatattaaaataatatattatctcctccctatcatcaccatcaacaacaacaacggcaCATCCACCACTGCTGCAACAACGACCACCAACAGCAACAACACCGGCTAGCCACCACCatcacaaacccacatccactaacgccacctaaaaaaaaaaaaaaaaaaaaaaacccacaaccagAGAGATTGGCACAACCACAAATCTCAAACCCATCGGCACCACCCCAAATCTCAAATTCACAGCACCATTCCAAAATCCCAAATCACAGTGAGATGGTGGCAAGCCAGATCAGAGAGACCTGAACAACGAGACACGGTGGCGTTTTGGCCTTTCTCGTCTTGGACGTCAGCGATGACGTTGGCTCGTGTGCCGTGAGTGGCGAACTCGTAAGCCGTGTCCTCGCCCATGCCACTTGCGCCTCCGGTAATAATGGCCACCTTGCCTTGGAGCTTATTGTTTGAAGATGTGAAGtgtgttattttgttctttctctatTAAGGGAGGAGCTGGGAATCTGatgtgagaagagagagaaaaaatcaattaaagaagtgagaggagagagaaagccgaataaaaaacattattttggttttagcaTTTGTGTCCATATCGTTGCAATATTTGCAACATTTAAAACATCTGCTGTgaggtttttttaatgttttgtgtGCCAAATATGCCAAATACTTGGCATTTAATATATTTGACACATCTGCTGTggatagggatggcaatggggcggggcggggccgaaggatggggtcttcgtcccTGCCCCATATGATTTTATCTTgtcccatccccgccccgccccgcatgacggggaataccttctcaccccatccccgccccttgggACCTCACGaagccccgccccaccccgtaaaactctactttttgttaatttaccctacaactagtacaatttttttaatgaaacctatttcattaataaaaatatacttgaaattacaactaaatttatcccataaaatcaaatcaatttttagaaaaaattaaataatatatccaaATGTTTATCaagacaatcattaaaaaaaaaaaaaaaaaaaaatctcatagtataacacaacaaaataaaggtagaaaatcacattgggtagaataaaatatgctaatattaatatgtttatttaaatagtagggttttagggtatgaaaatttcacaattataacttttagtaacgtggggtggggcggggatggggagGGGTGGGGcagggtgggtctaaaaagcctaaacccatccccgccccatggtgcggggctaaaatcttgccccatccccgccccaccacctttgcggggcggggaaaacccgcGCGAGACGAAGCGGGGAGGGACGGGTTAAGtggggcggggaaaaattgccatccctagctATGGATGCTCTAGGAGCATCTTTTGACTTAAAAAGAAGATTATGGTTCTAAATTTCCACCCTTTTTAAAAGAGGAAAAGATTATGGTtccaaattttctaaaaaaagacaaaattacttttattttttcaaataaataaatatagccGACGAGCCTATCTAGGAGAATTTTTGGCCCGCGTAGTTGGCCTACTGGTAAAAGCTA contains the following coding sequences:
- the LOC115962133 gene encoding cytochrome P450 CYP736A12-like; the encoded protein is MVVKETMRLHPVAPLLIPHESLEDCTINDYHIPRKSRLLINVWAIGRDPSVWTEPDQFNPERFVGSNIDLRGHDFELIPFGSGRRSCPGMQLGLTVVRLVLAQLVHCFDWELPNDMLPTELDMTEEFGLTTPRAKHLLAIPTYRLHK